TGGCCGACCTGACGCCCAATCAGCCGTTCGCCTTCGAGACGTCGATCGCCCTGGGCCTGGGCGACCACACCTCGATCAAGCCCGAGCACCTGCTTGAAGCCAAGGCCTGCCGGGCCATCTCCAACGGCGGGGGGTTCGTGTTCATCGACGCGATCGACCCGGTCGGCACACTGGACCGTCGCCGGTACGAGCGGATGGGCCGCGTCTTCGCCCGGACGAGTCGTTTCGACCCATACCTCGGCGGACGGATGGTCCACGACGTGGGCATCTACATGTCTACCGAGTCCAAGCACGACCCGGACGACACCGGCCGCAAACCGACCGAAGGTTCGCACAAAACTCCCCACGTCAGCGCCTGCCTCGGTGCCGCTGAGGCGATGATCGAGGCCAACATTCCCTATGGCGTGGTCACGCGAAAGGGCCTCGACCGGCTTTCGCGGTTTTCAATCCTTGTGCTGCCCAACGTGCTGATGATGAGCGAGCAGGAGGCCGAGGCGATCCGCCAATACGTGCGGCAAGGCGGCTGCGTGTATGCCAGCCGGTTTACCTCGCTGACCACACCGGACGGCGCGAGGCAGCGAGACTTCCTGCTGGCCGATGTCTTTGGTGCGACCTTCGACGGCGAAACGAAGGAGGCCTACACCTACATCGCTCCGACCGGAGCGGGCAAGCGAGTCCTCGACCAGTACGACGATCAGTATCCGCTGGGCATGGCGAACCGCCAGGTGATGATCCAGCCGCACGAGAGCGCCAAGGTGCTCGGCCGACTCGCTCTGCCCTACACCGATCCCGCCGATCCGCAGCGGTTCGCCTCGATCCATAGCAATCCGCCGGGCCGGCCGACCGACCGTCCGGCGATCGTGCTCCACCGCTTCGGCAAGGGCCGGGCCATCTACGCCGCAGCGGACCTCGAGAGCCTCGAAGACCGTCGCTGGGTCTTCGCCAACCTGATCCGCTCACTGGCCCCGCGACGCGGATTTGCCTTCGAAAGCGATGCCCCCAAACCGGTCGAGCTGACGCTGTTCGATCAGCCGGAGCGGTCGCGAATGATCCTGCACGTGCTGAACTTCCAGGAGCCGATGCCGAATATCCCGGTGAACGACATCCACGTGCGGGTCCGCCTCGATGACCGCGCGCTCAAGGCGGTGACCGAAGTCCCCAGCCGCAAGAAGGTCCGGTTCAAGATCAGCAAAGGCTTCGTCGAATTCGCGATCGACCGCCTCGAGACCTTCCGCATGTTCGAACTGCGCTGCCGCTGATCCAGTGGCCCGGAGATTGCCGCCGATCATCAAGGACGCCAGAGCCTTCCATCCAGCCGTTGCCGCACGAATTCATCGGTCGCATTGGAATGGGTCGGTGCGTTATAATTGGTGTGACCTGTTTCCAGCCGGTGGGGGATGTGTCGCGTGTGGTGGATGCCGATAGCGCTGGTCCTGATCGGGGGGACGATCATGGCTCAGGACGAATCCAGGGATGGTCGCGCGGATGCTCTGCGGCGAACGATGGGGCAACTCGAACCGCTGCACAAACCGCTGGGCCCGCCGCGGCCGGGCGACTGGCTGGCCGTCCACCGCGAGCCGGGCCAGAGCTTCGACCAGTACATCCGCTCCCGTCCCACCGTGCCCACCTCGCGGCGGCGGGTGATCTACATTCAGCCGCTGGGCGATTTCACCGACGGCCAGCGGCGGGTGGTTGCCCTGACCGCCGAGCTGACCGAGGACTACTTCGACCTGCCGACGAGGATGCTGGAGAGCCTGCCGCTCAGCGTGATTCCGGCGCGGGCCCGCCGCGTCCATCCCGTCTGGAAGGTTGATCAGGTCCTGACCACCTACGTGCTGGACGAACTGCTTCGCCCGAAGCTGCCGGACGACGCCTTCGCCTGCATCGCGTTTACCGCCAGCGACCTGTGGCCCGGACGCGGCTGGAACTTCGTCTTCGGCCAGGCCTCGCTCCGCGAACGGGTCGGTGTCTGGTCGCTGTTCCGCAACGGCGATCCGGACGCGGGCGACGACGAGTTCCGTGCGTGCCTGCGGCGGACGGCCAAGACCGGCGTCCACGAACTGGGCCACATGTTCTCGATACTCCACTGCGTCGCCTTCGAGTGCGGTATGAACGGCAGCAACAGCGAAGCCGAGAAGGACCGCCGGCCGCTGTGGCTGGGGCCGCAGTGCCTGGCCAAGGTCTGCTGGGCGACCGGGGCCGATCCGGTGCGGCGGTATCGCAGGCTCCTGGCGTTCTGCGACGCGCACGGCCTGGAGGAGGAAGCGGACTTCTACCGCCGCTCGCTGGCCGCCCTGGGCCATCCGGCCACTTTGCCGGCGACCGCGCCGGCGATCGGCGATTGAGCGCCGCCGCGCCGGCCGCTACAATCGCCCGCATGGATCACAGCCTGCGACAGCACTGCGCCGAGTTGGATCGCTGCAACCAGCGCGGTGGACGGATGCTCTCGATCTTCGACCTGCTCGACGCCGGATCGCTCGATCTGGACCTGGCGACGTACCTGATGGCCCGGATCAGCCGCGGCGCGTCGCTCATGGTCGGGGCCTCGCCCGGCGGGGCGGGCAAGACCACGGTCATGGCGGCGCTGCTGAATCTGGGTCCGGCGGACCGGCCGCTGGTGGCGGCGACGCCCGAGGCGGTGCACGCAGCGGCGCGGTCGCCGTCGCGCCCTGGCTGCTACATCTGCCATGAGATTGGATCAGGCGACTATTTCGCGTATCTCTGGGGCGAAACGCTGCGCGGGTACTGCGGCCTGGGACGCCGCGGGCACATGCTGGCGACCAACCTGCACGCGGACGATCCGGCTGAGGCCCGCGATCAGGTCTGCGGCGATAATGCGGTGCCGATCGAGGATTTCAACCGGTTCGAGCTGATGGTCTTCCTGCGGGTCGATGGCGGCTGGCATCCGCGCCGGCGGATCGAGAGGGTCTATGCCGGCGATGGAAGTAACGGGCATCGGCTGATCTTCGACGCCGCAGCCGGATTGACTCCGGACCTCAATTCATCCGATTGTACCGGCGACGTGGCGTATGCCCAACGCTGCCGGCGGTTTCTCGAACACACGCTGGCAACGCCAACGCGGACGATCGAGCAGACCCGCCGGGCGGTGCTGGAGTTCTTTCAGTCCAGCCAGACCTGATCGCCGTGACGGACGACGATCTTCCCGCCCGCGATCTGGATGACATCACAACCCATCGTGACCGTCAGACCATCCAACGAATCGTCCGCCTGAATGCCGGTGACCTTCGGGCCGTCTGAGCGACGCAGCGGCTCGATGCACGCGATGAACCGAACGTGCTGTCCGCAGCGGGACAGCACCATCAGCGGCACGCGATCGGCCACCGAGGTGAACGGCCCATCACCCAGCGTTAACTCCGTGCCGACCTGCCCGGCCGCCGTCACAGCCGTTGTCAGATCATCGTCCTCAAATCGGACGACCAGCATCCCGTCGCTTCGACCGCAGCGGACGCTGTGGATGTACTCGCCGCCCGCGAGCCTGTCCTTGAGGGCGGTTGGATCAAGCGGCAGGTCCGTCTCGACACAGCGGGCCCGGTGATGGTAGAGCCAGTCGAATCGCCGCGGACGGTCGGCCCGCAAATCATCGACCACCAGCAGATAGTCCGGCGTCAGGCACAGCGTGCGGCGATGGCAAACCCCTTCGTAGGCTGTATCGCAGGCCAGCACGGCGGCGGCGCAGAACTCGCTGGAGCGAAAGCACTCGAGTCGTCCGCCCGTCGACTGCTGGGCCTCGCCATCGACCACCACCGTGTTGTGGCCGATCGTTGCCTTGTACCACCCGTTGTGGATCGGCAGGCGGTAGGCCTGGCTGACCGCGCATCCCGGATCGACGGCCAGTTCGCAGCCGTGGCCGTACAGCACGAAACTGAGTTTGTCCAGATGGGCGTGAAACCCGCGGTACGGGCTGAACGTCGCCGCTACGACCAGATCCGCCTGGCCCGACGTCCGCAGGATCACGTGGCCGGTATCGGGCAGGCTCATGCTCCCATAGGTCAGCCGGCCAGCCGGTGCGGCTTGGCGACCCAACAGCACGGTTGCCCAGATCGGCTTTTCCGGCAGGCACACGGCCAGTTCATCCGAAGGACAAGCGTGATAGGCGTGTTCGTAGAGATCGGCAAATTGCGGCGCGGTGACGCGGCTGACGTCGCCGAACCGCGGCAGCGCCCCGTCCGGCATCGTGCAGCGGATCGGAAGCACAAACGCGTTGATCAGCCGAGGATGCGACCACAGATCGATGCCCATCCGCCTCGCGCCCTCGACGGCGGCGACGACCCCGGTCAAGGCATAGAAGTGATACCCCCAACTGTCCTCCGTCCACATCCCTTCGGCGCTGATGCAGCGGTCCAACTGGAAGGCCACGCCGTGCTCCGGATCGTTGAGGGCCTGCTCGACCCGCTCGCGGTCGCCGATGACCGCTCCGCCCAAAAGCAGGGCGGCGTTGTGCCACGTCTGCCAGTTGCTCGTGCCCTTCCGGTTCTTCGCGATGTTGGCCAGCATCGGCTCGATCAGGCCTTCGCGGATCGCCTCCTGCTGCCGATCGGAGAGAAACCCGCGGACCAGGTCGAACGCCGGAGCGATGAAGCTCGCCATTGCGTTGGCCTCGTCGAGCGTCTGCTCGAACAGGTGCCCGCCCGCCCGCTCCGTCCACCCCTCAGTCTGGCGCGTCGCGCCGTGGTAGGGGTACGCCCGGTAGCGCTCGGCGTAACCGCTCAGCACCGCGGCGGCGTGCTCGCCAAAACGCGGCTCGTCGGTGATCGCGAATGCCCACGCCGCGTCGAGGGCCGAGGCGAGGTTGTCGCGGTGCCGGGCCTTGAACAGCACGTCGTCAAACGGCTCGCCGGAATACACGCTGCCGCAGCGAGGACAGCGGTGATGCGTCGCGTCAACCGTCTCCAAACCCATCTGGCACGGCTCGCACTGATACCACCAGTTGTGCTGTGAGCCGCGGGGCGGAAAGGCCAGCGGTTTGGTCAGCGCCGCTTCGGCGCGGCCGATCGCCTCGGCCACCGGCGCTCGCTGCGGACCGTCGGACCGCCAGGCGGTTCGCAGCCGCGAGAGTTCCTCAGCGGTGCAGGCGATCACGGGGTAGGATGGCTGATTCGAAATTTCAGACATTGACAGTTCAGTCCTCACATCGGCGAATAAGGTCCAGGGACTTGCGGCGGGTCAGGTTCGTCGCCTCGCGGGCCAGGCAACTGCACCAGTAGGCGTAGCCGCCCATGTCGTACTGCTCGCTGGTGGTCTGGTAAGCGCAATAGCCGTTGACCTGGTCGACCGTGACCAGGCGCCGGCCGAGGCTCTGGGCCC
The window above is part of the Phycisphaerae bacterium genome. Proteins encoded here:
- a CDS encoding alginate lyase family protein; this translates as MSEISNQPSYPVIACTAEELSRLRTAWRSDGPQRAPVAEAIGRAEAALTKPLAFPPRGSQHNWWYQCEPCQMGLETVDATHHRCPRCGSVYSGEPFDDVLFKARHRDNLASALDAAWAFAITDEPRFGEHAAAVLSGYAERYRAYPYHGATRQTEGWTERAGGHLFEQTLDEANAMASFIAPAFDLVRGFLSDRQQEAIREGLIEPMLANIAKNRKGTSNWQTWHNAALLLGGAVIGDRERVEQALNDPEHGVAFQLDRCISAEGMWTEDSWGYHFYALTGVVAAVEGARRMGIDLWSHPRLINAFVLPIRCTMPDGALPRFGDVSRVTAPQFADLYEHAYHACPSDELAVCLPEKPIWATVLLGRQAAPAGRLTYGSMSLPDTGHVILRTSGQADLVVAATFSPYRGFHAHLDKLSFVLYGHGCELAVDPGCAVSQAYRLPIHNGWYKATIGHNTVVVDGEAQQSTGGRLECFRSSEFCAAAVLACDTAYEGVCHRRTLCLTPDYLLVVDDLRADRPRRFDWLYHHRARCVETDLPLDPTALKDRLAGGEYIHSVRCGRSDGMLVVRFEDDDLTTAVTAAGQVGTELTLGDGPFTSVADRVPLMVLSRCGQHVRFIACIEPLRRSDGPKVTGIQADDSLDGLTVTMGCDVIQIAGGKIVVRHGDQVWLD